The following are encoded together in the Lagopus muta isolate bLagMut1 chromosome Z, bLagMut1 primary, whole genome shotgun sequence genome:
- the MRPL50 gene encoding 39S ribosomal protein L50, mitochondrial isoform X1: MAAAIGLLVVGRRLRMGLGRTPLRALWGGHSRKEDKEVGEDNVIPQEKKESSLICPPPRSRKYFPPEDIQSILEARVKEICGPSLAGNWQQTSLKDNRLKYRLLAQLAEELGHAVPNSQLHLMCSAQDVLTFYSTPVKGMSKFDELCAAELPPNLKIAWER, translated from the exons ATGGCGGCCGCCATAGGGCTGCTGGTGGTCGGACGGCGGTTGAGGATGGGTCTGGGCCGCACGCCGCTTCGGGCGCTGTGGGGCGGCCACAG CAGGAAGGAGGACAAAGAAGTAGGAGAAGACAATGTAATtcctcaagaaaaaaaggaatccaGCCTGATCTGTCCCCCGCCACGCAGCAGAAAGTATTTTCCTCCAGAGGACATACAGAGCATCCTCGAGGCTCGTGTCAAGGAGATTTGTGGGCCATCACTTGCTGGCAACTGGCAGCAGACGTCTCTGAAAGACAACAGGTTGAAATATCGGCTCCTGGCTCAGCTTGCAGAAGAACTTGGTCACGCTGTGCCCAACTCACAGCTCCACCTGATGTGCAGTGCACAAGATGTCCTGACTTTCTATAGCACTCCTGTGAAGGGTATGTCAAAGTTTgatgagctgtgtgctgcagaactGCCCCCAAACTTGAAGATTGCCTGGGAGCGGTGA
- the MRPL50 gene encoding 39S ribosomal protein L50, mitochondrial isoform X2, which translates to MAAAIGLLVVGRRLRMGLGRTPLRALWGGHRKEDKEVGEDNVIPQEKKESSLICPPPRSRKYFPPEDIQSILEARVKEICGPSLAGNWQQTSLKDNRLKYRLLAQLAEELGHAVPNSQLHLMCSAQDVLTFYSTPVKGMSKFDELCAAELPPNLKIAWER; encoded by the exons ATGGCGGCCGCCATAGGGCTGCTGGTGGTCGGACGGCGGTTGAGGATGGGTCTGGGCCGCACGCCGCTTCGGGCGCTGTGGGGCGGCCACAG GAAGGAGGACAAAGAAGTAGGAGAAGACAATGTAATtcctcaagaaaaaaaggaatccaGCCTGATCTGTCCCCCGCCACGCAGCAGAAAGTATTTTCCTCCAGAGGACATACAGAGCATCCTCGAGGCTCGTGTCAAGGAGATTTGTGGGCCATCACTTGCTGGCAACTGGCAGCAGACGTCTCTGAAAGACAACAGGTTGAAATATCGGCTCCTGGCTCAGCTTGCAGAAGAACTTGGTCACGCTGTGCCCAACTCACAGCTCCACCTGATGTGCAGTGCACAAGATGTCCTGACTTTCTATAGCACTCCTGTGAAGGGTATGTCAAAGTTTgatgagctgtgtgctgcagaactGCCCCCAAACTTGAAGATTGCCTGGGAGCGGTGA